GACGGATGAGTGAGCCAGCTGGGAACTCCTATGGCCCTCCAGCCTCTCCTCTCGTGACATAAtcacttttgttttgttgcaaGAAGCATCATTCTTGTTGTTTTCTGAATCCAATATGGATGCCTAAGCCCCGACCCTCCAAGGGGGATGGGTTATCAATATCTGAACCGTCACTGCAGGGCCTGCGCCCTCTTTGCAGAAACCCCAACACCTACATCCCCATAGTCTCAGAGAAATGCACCCAGCCTCCCAGAGAGGCTTCCTCTGCCTGCTCCATGCTCTGCTGACCCACTCGCCACCACGGAGACCCCTCTGTTGTCCCTAGTTCTGTCTGAGCACTTCTGGATTCTCCTCTgctctcctttcctcctgcctgGCCCCACTCGCTATTTGGAgcggcctccctcccccacccacagcTAAGTCCCATCAGGGCAGGGGACAGAGGGCCTTGGCCAGCTTGACTTCCTCACCTGAGAAGGCCCCAAATACATCACTGCAACGAATGGCAGCTGGCTCTGGAGTCCCTGTGCTAGCCACAGACCTGGTGCCCACGGATGTTGAACGAACATTCGGAGTAAGTCTCTTCCCCATCCACCCCACCCCAAGCTCAAACCCATTCTAGTATGGGGGGCTCTGGTTGCTCCTGACTCCACATCCCACCAGTGCCTTCTGGAGTTGAGGGGAAGACACCACCCTACCCTGGCAATGCCCACAGCTCAAAGGAGACGAGGCAAACCAACAATTACAGCAGCACGGAAAGCGCTGACGGAGAGAGGCATGGGGGCTGTGGGCGCAGGGAGAAGGGAGTGCCCAAGCAGGGGAGGTGGTGAGTTCAGGGAAGGTTTCCCAGAGCACTGAGGGGCTCTGCCTGCAGGATGAGGGCTCAGAGGGCTCCAAGGTAAAGAAGGAGGCATCACTATCAGTGACTAGAGGCCACTAGTGTGCAGAAGCCTCAAGGGATGGACCAAGGGGCCCAGGGAGCTGCTGGAAGGGATGACACTGAGTGAAGGACTAGAGGCCCCAAAGGCAGGGAGCCCAGCACCAGAAGGCAGCCACCTTCTGCAGAGCTGGCTGCCCGGACCAAGCCTGCTGGGGAGGGGCTGCAGGGAAGGCTAAGCCAGGGcagctgggaagctgaggccccaCCAGCAGGAGGGAGGGGCTGCCCTGAGGTGTTAGCCACTACAGTGACACCTGTGGTCGGTTGGCCCCAGAGCCACCCAGCCGGCTGGGAGACCCAGGAACTGGTTTGTCCAGCCTGGATGAGCTGACGGGGATCCAGCTCCCAGACGCCCCAGGTTCAGGTTCAGCTCTTGTGCCCTCCCCCTACATCTGGGCCTGGCTTTGGTTTCTGACACACCTGCCAAGTTTTGGTAcctcccacccactccccacTGGCTGTACTGGCCAGCCTAGCTCCCTAATTGCTGGGTGGGGAACTGTTCTGCAGAGCTGGAATACCAAGGTGGACCCTGGCACCAGGTGTGTGGGCACCTGGCCTGATGGGCTCCTGGCCATGGAGGCTATGATCAAGGCATCTGGCCAGCACCTGGCTCTGAGGGGCCCTCTGGAGGAGCCATTGTCTCAGAAATTTCCGTTTGGGGTTTGGAGGAGTTTGTGAAATGGGAATGGGTACCAAGGGGGTGTGTAGAGGATTGGCCTGCCTGACCTGGGCACTCCCCCTTTCCCTCCTCAGGCAGACAGGAGCTCAGGTGTGGGCCTGCAAGGGTCTCAGATAGGCCTAGGGGATCTGTCTGGGACACAGGCTCCACCCCAGCCTGGCCAGTGCCAAGACAAGCTGGGGCCGACAGGAAGGAATGGGGTAGAGGGTGGGGCCAAGAAGGGGCCTGCACTGTCTCCAACCCAGACACTGGCTTTTGGAGGCCAAGCTCCCAAACACACCCCCTCAGACACACCCACCACCCACAAGCACATCTTTACACACACCTGCCACTTACATGGCCATAAACACACCATCGCCACAGCAGGTAGTGCACACGCCTCTCTCTCTGCCCTGAAAAGGCAGGGTCTCCCAGCTCATGCCTCACACCCGTCCCCCCACATCCATGTGCACTAACTCCACTTCACAACCAAGACCCACCTGTGGGCCCTGAGGGGCTGCCAGGCATAGCCAGGGTAGCCAAAGGGAGTGATCTGTAGCTATCTGCAGACAACTTCTCCGAAGTTCCCTGAGCTGCCCTGTCAGGGAAGGGACTGGTGAGCTGACTTCAGTGTGCAGGCCCCCCTGGGGCAGGAGCTCATCTCATTCAGCCTGTGCCTCCACATTCACAAGGGCCCAACACAGCCCCTGGCGCACAGTAAGCACGCAATGCCTGGCAGCCGGTCCAACGATGAGTGTGTAAGGAAGCTAAGCTTCCCTCTAAGGAAGGGAGAGACGCCACTCGCACAGCCAGACTGTACCTGTGTTCCAGGCCAGGCACCCAGCGGGGGAGCAAAGGCCCAGAGGGCAAGTCAGGCCTGTGAGAGGCCAGAGGCAAGTGTGGGTTTTAGGGACCAGCCTCAGCTGACAGCAGGGATCTGGGAGGACTGACTGTCCTCGAGCCTGGCGCAGGACACAGGCAAGGCAGGGCGGGGAATGCTTTCTCCTGGAGAGCTTTCCAGAATGCAAGTCAATCATATTTCACCCCTACTTAATATTGCCCCAGAGCTCCACTGCTGATGGGGAAATGCTTCCATTCCTTGCTGTGGTAAAGGTTCTTTACCAAGAAACCCGTAAGCTTGCCCACCTCTTCTCCTGCACCTTCCTACGAGCAGGGAATGAGGCAGAGCAAGGGGCCGGGAAGGATACTGTTCTTCCTGGCCCCTCCACTTCTAGGGCCCCCCAGCCCACTCCTATGGAGGGAGACAGGAGGTGGGTTCTTGGAGGGGCAGGGCCTGAGCCTGTGGATACTCCTGGGGCCCAGCCTTCCCACCAGTAAGACATTTCATGTTCTCAAAATGCCCTGGTTGACTTGCCCTTTGTTTTCTTGGTATTCCCTGATATTGTTCCTTCTGAAAAATCCACTGGTGCTAAAGAAAGGAATTCCAGCCCACATGGCAGCTAAGGAACTGTGTGGGGCTGAGGCAAGGAGTAGGATTCCTCTGCTCACAACATACATGCGCCGTGGCCACGAAGACAGGTGCAGGGCACACCCTCCCACTGACCACTGGCTATGGGAGGAGCCGCTGCCCAGGTCAACAGCCTCAATCCTGACCATCCATCATCCTCTGGTCTCAGGTCAGGGACAGGCTCAGCGTATTCTGAGCCTCTGGTAGAAAACGGTGGTTTTATTCTGGGGGAGGCTAAAGTTCCCACCCCAGCATCCTTCCATGGAGGAAGACCCCAGTCCAGGTCTTCAGCCTCCCTTTGACCTGCTCTTCGGGACCTTGGGGCTGGTGATCCCCCAGCCTCCTTCTCTGGGCCACATCCACTCCAGGAAGCAGGGCTGGGCCCTGCCTAGGTGCTCCTCTGCCAGGAGGGCCTTGTCCTGGCTCCTGCCAAGGCACCCTACCCAGCCCACGGCCCCACTGGATCCCTCCTCTCCTTGcgcctccccagccctggcctggccTCTGCAGGTTCCACCCCAATCAGTGCAAGGGAAGGCTGAGCCGGCCGTCTCAGGGCACCTTCTGACAGTGTTTCTGCTGTCAGCTCGCTCTGCTGGCCTCAGATCTTGGAGGACTCGAGCCGGGGACTCCAGGGCGTGGGGGGCTCCCGCAGTGCCCGCAGTTCCTGCTCCAGTGCCTGGTTGCGGCGGTACATGTCCATGTAGCCCCCCTGGATCTCCCGCTGGTAGCGCAGTACGcgctccttctcctcctgccaAGTCCGCCGCTCCTGCTCGAAGCGCAGCGCCTGCTCCTGGCCCCGAAGTCGCTCCTGCAGCAGCTCAGCCCGCAGCTGCTCAGCACCGTCCCTGGCCTCgctgcctcctgcctcccccaGTAGGCCCCTGCTCTTGCAGTCATCAGTCTCACAGCTGCCTGGGGCTTCCTCCCGAGGGGCCTGCTCCTGCAGGCTGCGCACAGCCTGGCGCAGCCGGACCAGCTCTGCGTCCTGAGCCTGGGCTTGTGCCCTGCTGCCCCGAAGTTGTGTCTTCAGACTGAAGATCTCCGCCAGCTTCTGGGCCAGTTCCGCCTGGGCTTCACGCAGCTGCTGCTTCAAGAGGCTAATCTCTGCTGTCTTCTGGCACACCTGGGGGATGGGGAGGACGCAAGCAAAGTAGGGTGTGGGGAGCAGGTTTGGGAGGGGGCAGGCAGAGGAAGGGACCGGCAATGGAGATGGGAGACTCTCGGAGCCCCGTGTCATCTCTCACCTCCCATCGGGCTTCCTCCTCTGGTCGTGCACTGGGGTCAGCCTCTGGGAGGGTGCCGGGGGCCCgaggctctggagccaggccCTGCTGAGCGCGCAGCTCCTTGCGCAGGCGCCGCTGCTCCTGCTGAGCCATAAACAACTGCAGCTGGAGATTGCGCTCGCTGCGCTCAGCCTTCTGGGTCACCTCGTGCAGCCGCTCCACATACAGGCGCTTCAGCTCAGCCAGCCACAGCCGCTGGCGCTCCTCCAGCACCTGTCAAGGGGAAGAGTTGCATCCACCATGGCCCTGCCCCCTAGACGCGACCCAGAGCTCCACCTGATACTCCAGCCACTGATCACATCCTGTGCCCCTACACCACAGGACCCAGCCACACATGCGCTTTAACCCGGGATGCCCTCTGGGGTGAGGTGTCCCCTCACATGGCCCTCCCAGGgagcctctctccttccttcccacacAACTCCAAGGCAAGGACCCCCAGTGACATGACATCCCCACCACCTGGGATGGAGGGGAAGGAAGCCCAGCCAGCCCcctctttcttgctctcttgTGTCCACAGCTGTGTGGCTGAGCCGGCTATGGCCGCTGTCTCTGGCCTGTACCCCAGTGCTGAGGCACAGAACAGGACTCCAGGGCAGGGGCTCCCTCACCTGTGTGAAGGGGTTGGAGCCGTCCTCATTGCCGAGCCCCCTCTTGAGCTCCTCACAGGCCTCGGGCAGCACGGCTCCCATCTCCTCGGCAGAGGAGCAGGAGAACTCGTAGGGGGGTGGTGGCTCGggcaggcagctcagcacagctGGTGGCCCAGCCTCCTTGGGTCCTCGAGAGGCCCGGTCCAGGGAGCCCCCGAGGTGGTTAAGGTGGCCCAGGGAGGAGCTGAAGGGGCCAGGGCCAGTACCAGGACTGCGACCAAAACTACCCCCACTGGAGGAGTCCGACAGGCTGGGCTCGGGCTCAGGGCCGCCCTCATCT
The Chlorocebus sabaeus isolate Y175 chromosome 23, mChlSab1.0.hap1, whole genome shotgun sequence DNA segment above includes these coding regions:
- the N4BP3 gene encoding NEDD4-binding protein 3, which codes for MATAPGPAGIAMGSVGSLLERHDLSPEELRAALAGSQGSRQPDGLLRKGLGHRELFSYLHFPKKDGKSTKRAPRNEPADYATLYYREHPRAGDFSKTSLPERGRFDKCRIRPSVFKPTAGNGKGFLSMQSLAAHKGQKLWRSNGSLHTLACHPPLSPGPRASQARAQLLHALSLDEGGPEPEPSLSDSSSGGSFGRSPGTGPGPFSSSLGHLNHLGGSLDRASRGPKEAGPPAVLSCLPEPPPPYEFSCSSAEEMGAVLPEACEELKRGLGNEDGSNPFTQVLEERQRLWLAELKRLYVERLHEVTQKAERSERNLQLQLFMAQQEQRRLRKELRAQQGLAPEPRAPGTLPEADPSARPEEEARWEVCQKTAEISLLKQQLREAQAELAQKLAEIFSLKTQLRGSRAQAQAQDAELVRLRQAVRSLQEQAPREEAPGSCETDDCKSRGLLGEAGGSEARDGAEQLRAELLQERLRGQEQALRFEQERRTWQEEKERVLRYQREIQGGYMDMYRRNQALEQELRALREPPTPWSPRLESSKI